Proteins encoded within one genomic window of Camelina sativa cultivar DH55 chromosome 19, Cs, whole genome shotgun sequence:
- the LOC104768183 gene encoding putative F-box/kelch-repeat protein At4g35120 translates to MDARVEQPPQKKRKKKTTIPPLSFSSLPDDIVLNCLARISRCHYRSLSLVSKSIRSLIYSPELYQSRSLIGNTEPFLYLCQHSHPYDRWFHLDQNLVTDGNFKDERSLSPITPSSSAPFMSTTVAVGFEIYQMGGTINNQPSSAVHVFDCRTHTWRDAPNMTVARKRAQSALMDGKIYVIGGTVETSSSMTWAEVFDLSTQTWKPLPSPTNDYACKVGIRRGKLYVKSEHKKYVYDSRDGRWKELLEGLSGEYKFRPCCVIEDVNFGVHRDGKVGWYDSERKNWSMVKGLEDHRFGYRTIRLANYGGKLIILWDYRPPPQYRYVSVDRTKCCRRRRSFRCKTKRRVSYQRQCIRCVVIRLEKRIGFSGLQIWGEIELSNVVLTVHNSFNFFSCIIL, encoded by the coding sequence ATGGACGCCAGAGTAGAGCAGCCACCgcagaagaaaaggaagaagaagacaacaattCCTCCTTTGTCGTTTTCATCACTTCCAGATGATATTGTTTTGAACTGTTTAGCTCGCATCTCCAGATGTCATTACCGTTCCCTCTCTTTAGTCTCCAAGAGCATCCGCTCTCTCATCTACTCTCCGGAGCTCTACCAGTCTCGCTCCTTGATCGGAAACACAGAGCCTTTCCTCTACCTATGCCAACACTCACACCCTTATGATCGCTGGTTCCATCTTGATCAGAACCTAGTTACTGATGGCAATTTTAAGGATGAGCGAAGCTTATCACCGATAACACCTTCTTCCTCTGCTCCATTCATGTCGACCACTGTAGCCGTTGGTTTCGAAATCTACCAAATGGGCGGAACCATCAACAACCAGCCGTCCTCGGCCGTTCACGTGTTTGACTGTCGTACTCATACGTGGCGTGATGCTCCTAACATGACGGTGGCAAGGAAACGCGCCCAGTCTGCTTTAATGGACGGCAAGATATATGTTATTGGAGGAACAGTTGAGACATCATCCTCCATGACTTGGGCAGAGGTTTTTGACCTAAGTACTCAGACTTGGAAGCCTTTGCCTAGCCCTACTAATGATTACGCTTGTAAAGTTGGGATTCGTAGAggaaaattatatgttaaaagtGAGCATAAAAAGTATGTATATGATTCAAGAGACGGGAGATGGAAGGAGCTTTTAGAGGGTTTAAGTGGAGAATATAAGTTTAGACCTTGTTGCGTCATAGAAGATGTAAATTTTGGTGTACATCGTGACGGTAAGGTCGGTTGGTATGACTCAGAGCGTAAAAACTGGTCCATGGTTAAGGGTTTGGAAGATCATCGTTTTGGCTATCGTACCATTCGGTTAGCTAACTATGGTGGGAAGCTCATAATTCTATGGGACTACCGCCCACCGCCACAGTACCGGTACGTTTCAGTGGATAGGACGAAGTGCTGTAGAAGAAGGCGTTCTTTTCGCTGCAAAACAAAGCGTAGGGTTTCCTACCAAAGACAGTGTATTCGCTGTGTGGTGATAAGATTGGAGAAGCGCATTGGCTTTTCTGGATTACAAATTTGGGGGGAGATTGAACTATCAAATGTTGTGCTTACAGTCCACAATTCATTTAATTTCTTCAGCTGTATCATCCTTTGA
- the LOC104768184 gene encoding putative leucine-rich repeat receptor-like protein kinase At2g19210, producing the protein MFVQKSGLEYLHNGCKPPIVQRDVKPANILINEKIQAKIADFGLSRSVALDGNNQDTTAVAGTIGYLDPEYHSTQKLSEKSDVYSFGVVLLEVVTGQPVIARSKTTAENVHITDRVELLLSTGDIRGIMDPKLGERFDAGSAWKITEVAMACASSSSKNRPTMSQVVAELKESVSRARSGDGSAASSVTEPAMMSFDSGMFPRAR; encoded by the exons ATGTTTGTCCAAAAATCAGGGCTTGAGTATCTTCACAATGGCTGCAAGCCTCCCATTGTGCAAAGAGATGTGAAGCCAGCTAACATTCTAATCAACGAGAAGATCCAGGCCAAGATTGCTGACTTTGGGCTATCTAGAAGTGTTGCACTGGATGGTAATAACCAGGATACAACTGCTGTTGCTGGAACTATTGGTTATCTTGATCCCGA GTACCATTCGACACAGAAATTAAGCGAGAAGAGTGATGTTTACAGCTTCGGGGTGGTTCTCTTAGAGGTTGTCACTGGCCAACCAGTGATTGCACGTTCAAAAACAACAGCAGAGAACGTACATATAACTGACCGGGTGGAGTTGCTGCTATCGACAGGAGATATCAGAGGCATTATGGATCCAAAGCTAGGAGAGAGGTTTGATGCTGGTTCGGCATGGAAGATCACTGAAGTAGCAATGGCTTGTGCATCTTCTAGTTCCAAGAATAGACCAACTATGAGTCAAGTAGTGGCTGAGCTGAAGGAGAGTGTAAGCAGAGCAAGATCAGGTGATGGTTCCGCTGCTAGTAGTGTTACAGAGCCGGCGATGATGAGTTTTGATTCGGGAATGTTTCCTCGAGCAAGGTAA
- the LOC104767133 gene encoding putative leucine-rich repeat receptor-like protein kinase At2g19210, giving the protein MAYYNLLPLISFATFFSVFFLLVVRSQDQSGFVSIDCGIPEDSSYNDETTDIKYVSDAAFVESGTIHRIDSKFQTTSLEMQFQNVRSFPEGRRNCYDVQPPRGKGFKYLIRTRFMYGNYDDLGKAPEFDLYLGVNLWDSVIIDNATMIVTKEIIHTLRSDHVHVCLVDKEKGTPFLSVLELRLLKSDTYVTPYDSLMLYRRWDLGALGDLPIRYKDDVYDRIWMPLRFSNHRVFSTNFTIDSNINNGFQPARAVMNSATTNVNASIDIILIWEPPVPEWKFYAYMHFSEVQEIPSNETREFALFYNEKTKLYDNFSPRFLYTDTLYTENPVTGPRHEFLFQRTAKSTLPPIINAIETYRVNEFLQSPTDQQDVDAIMITKSKYGVKKSWLGDPCAPVNYPWKGINCSYVVNESPRIISVNLSSSGLTGEIDPAFSNLTLLHTLDLSNNSLTGKIPDFLGNLHNLTELNLEGNKLTGVVPVKLLERSNNKLLTLRLGGNPDLCVSASCQIQNGKTIKSVYIISLAASVVGVLGLVIAIALFLLYKKRHRSGGSGGVRTGPLHTTKRYYKYSEVVRVTNNFERVLGQGGFGKVYHGFLNDDQVAVKILSESSAQGYKEFRAEVELLLRVHHKNLTALIGYCHEGKKMALIYEFMANGTLGDYLSGKKSYVLSWEERLQISLDAAQGLEYLHNGCKPPIVQRDVKPANILINEKLQAKIADFGLSRSVALDGNNQDTTAVAGTIGYLDPEYHSTQKLSEKSDVYSFGVVLLEVVTGQPVIARSKTTAENVHITDRVELLLSTGDIRGIMDPKLGERFDAGSAWKITEVAMACASSSSKNRPTMSQVVAELKESVSRARSGDGSAASSVTEPAMMSFDSGMFPRAR; this is encoded by the exons ATGGCGTATTACAaccttcttcctctgatttcATTCGCAaccttcttctctgtttttttccttcttgttgTTCGTTCTCAAGACCAATCAG GTTTTGTCAGTATAGATTGCGGTATACCTGAGGATTCAAGCTATAACGATGAAACAACAGATATAAAGTATGTTTCAGATGCTGCATTTGTCGAGTCCGGGACAATTCATAGAATAGATTCTAAGTTTCAGACGACTTCTCTTGAAATGCAGTTCCAAAACGTTAGGAGCTTTccagaaggaagaagaaactgttACGATGTGCAGCCTCCGCGGGGAAAAGGCTTCAAGTACTTGATCAGAACTCGTTTCATGTACGGTAACTACGATGATCTAGGGAAAGCACCCGAGTTCGATCTTTATCTTGGAGTCAATCTCTGGGATTCTGTCATAATAGACAATGCAACTATGATTGTTACCAAAGAGATCATCCACACTCTTCGGTCAGACCATGTTCATGTGTGTCTTgttgataaagaaaaaggaacccCATTCTTGTCTGTGTTAGAACTCAGGCTCTTGAAGAGCGACACTTATGTAACTCCTTATGATTCTCTTATGCTGTATCGAAGATGGGATCTCGGCGCACTCGGAGACCTTCCTATCAG GTACAAGGATGATGTGTATGACCGTATATGGATGCCTCTAAGGTTCTCAAATCATAGAGTTTTCAGTACAAACTTCACAATAGATTCAAATATTAACAACGGATTCCAGCCTGCTCGTGCCGTCATGAACTCTGCTACAACAAATGTGAACGCAAGCATAGACATAATTCTCATATGGGAACCGCCTGTCCCAGAGTGGAAGTTCTATGCGTACATGCATTTTTCTGAAGTTCAAGAGATCCCAAGCAACGAGACCAGAGAATTTGCGCTGTTCTATAATGAAAAAACTAAACTGTATGATAACTTTAGTCCTCGCTTCTTGTATACAGACACACTTTACACTGAAAATCCTGTCACCGGACCTAGACACGAGTTTCTTTTCCAAAGAACTGCTAAATCTACTCTCCCACCTATCATTAACGCCATTGAGACGTATCGTGTCAACGAGTTTCTTCAGTCACCTACTGATCAACAAGATG TTGATGCAATTATGATAACCAAGTCCAAGTATGGAGTGAAGAAGAGCTGGCTTGGAGACCCTTGTGCTCCAGTAAACTACCCTTGGAAGGGTATTAACTGCAGCTATGTCGTTAATGAGTCTCCGAGAATCATTTCTGT GAACTTATCCTCAAGTGGCTTGACTGGAGAGATTGATCCAGCGTTCTCCAATCTTACATTGTTACATACACT GGACTTATCAAACAACAGTTTAACAGGAAAAATACCTGATTTCCTCGGTAATCTACATAACTTGACAGAGTT AAACTTGGAAGGAAACAAGTTGACGGGTGTTGTTCCGGTTAAACTACTGGAAAGATCAAATAATAAATTGCTGACCCTGAG ACTTGGTGGGAATCCAGACCTCTGCGTATCTGCCTCATGTCAAATTCAAAATGGAAAGACAATAAAGAGTGTATACATCATTTCATTAGCAGCATCTGTCGTGGGAGTGCTTGGTCTTGTGATAGCTATAGCTTTGTTCTTGCTGTACAAGAAGAGACATCGAAGTG GTGGTTCTGGTGGTGTTAGAACTGGGCCATTACACACAACAAAGCGATACTACAAATACTCAGAAGTTGTGAGAGTTACAAACAACTTTGAGAGAGTTCTTGGCCAAGGAGGTTTTGGAAAAGTATATCATGGTTTCTTAAATGATGACCAAGTCGCTGTCAAAATTCTGTCTGAATCATCGGCTCAAGGTTACAAAGAGTTCAGAGCAGAG GTCGAACTTCTCCTGAGAGTTCATCACAAGAACCTAACCGCTCTTATAGGATACTGCCACGAAGGCAAGAAGATGGCACTAATCTATGAGTTTATGGCTAATGGAACCTTGGGAGATTACTTGTCAG GGAAAAAATCTTATGTTTTGAGCTGGGAGGAGAGGTTACAAATATCTCTAGACGCAGCACAAG GGCTTGAGTATCTTCACAATGGCTGCAAGCCTCCCATTGTGCAAAGAGATGTGAAGCCAGCTAACATTCTAATCAACGAGAAGCTCCAGGCCAAGATTGCTGACTTTGGGCTATCTAGAAGTGTTGCACTGGATGGTAATAACCAGGATACAACTGCTGTTGCTGGAACTATTGGTTATCTTGATCCCGA GTACCATTCGACACAGAAATTAAGCGAGAAGAGTGATGTTTACAGCTTCGGGGTGGTTCTCTTAGAGGTTGTCACTGGCCAACCAGTGATTGCACGTTCAAAAACAACAGCAGAGAACGTACATATAACTGACCGGGTGGAGTTGCTGCTATCGACAGGAGATATCAGAGGCATTATGGATCCAAAGCTAGGAGAGAGGTTTGATGCTGGTTCGGCATGGAAGATCACTGAAGTAGCAATGGCTTGTGCATCTTCTAGTTCCAAGAATAGACCAACTATGAGTCAAGTAGTGGCTGAGCTGAAGGAGAGTGTAAGCAGAGCAAGATCAGGTGATGGTTCCGCTGCTAGTAGTGTTACAGAGCCGGCGATGATGAGTTTTGATTCGGGAATGTTTCCTCGAGCAAGGTAA